The following DNA comes from Nitrosopumilus sp..
GTTTCAGAACCAATAAATGTAAATTTTTTGAGATCTGGCTCAAATGTTAGTTGATAGTTTATTGGAATTACATCCACATTGAGGATAATTTAGTTACACTTTAAGTAGATTTTCTATTACTAACAGGACACAGTTATTTCCACGGATCAGACCTTTCATCCCAAGTTATAGCATTAATTCGGGTTTTGGTAAGAGAATGACTGTTTTTTATCGATGAAAGGAGACATTCATCAGAACAATGAGTTATCTCAAAGTTTTTCATGAATTTCCCACAATTTTCACAGTATCTACCCATTCCTCAAATAAACAAATTTGGATCTTTTCAAATCTATTCCCTCAAAACAAGTAAATAAAAAAATTATTTTAAAAATATTTATGATTATCAAATTTGAAAATAAATATTCAGGAGAATCATCTTTATAAATAGTCACATACGAGGTAATTGTTAATTGGGTTCAATTACAGCAAATAATCATCAATATCCAGTAAAAAAAGAGAAGACACGTAGTGTCACTTACCGCCTTCCAGTTAAATTGGTTAAAGAAATAGAAGCTGAAGCCATGAATCACAACATATCTCATAATGTAATGGCAAGACAAATTTTAGAGAAATACATTGAATGGGATAGATTTGCATCTAAAATTGGAATGATACCAGTACCAAAAAAAATTCTTGACATGCTAGGAATGGAAATGACAGCCTCGGAAATTAATGATATAATCAATGTAATAAAACCAGTGATTAAAGATACAGTCTTATTTATCAAAGGAGGTTATGATTTACAAAAATGTATTGAAATCCTTGAAGAATATATGAAAGCATCAGGAATGAAATCAGATCATAGAATAGAGGGAGAGTTACATCACTTTATCATCCAACATGAGTTGGGAAGTAACTGGTCAATATTTACAGAGCAGTTACTTCAAGAAATATTCAAGGAATTCCTACCAGAATCTAAAATGAAATGCCAGACAACTAAATCTACAGTCATTGCAACAATTGCACTAGGTGGAAATTTTAGTGAACATGTGTATTAAAAAAATAAAATTAGTTTTTGTTGAAAACTATATTCACATCAATTTTTCCATCATGAAAACTAGTATTGATTTCTTTGATTTTACTTTTGTACAAAAAGAGTCTCTTACCCTCTTCTGTGATGACCCCAGAAGTTCGAATCATCTTTGAATCATGTAGTAGTTGAATTCTTCTATACACAGTACTCAAAGGGATAGATTTTTCGCGAGATACTTCAATTGCAGATTTTGGTGAAGTCATTATTGCCTCTAAAATAAGGCGACAATACTTATCAGAAAGTACTTCAAGAAAAGATTCTTTACTTTCTAATTCTTCGATTTTTAATTGATTTAAGATTTGCATACTTTCTATAAGTGTTTTTTGGATATAACTAGATAGTACACACTTGTGTGCTATGCAAGACAAATAAAGAATATTATTAATTCAGGGTAATCCATATTTTTGAATAAGTTTTTGAAATATAAAACAACAATTAATTGGAGTTAAAGATTAGGGGATTGCTCTGCCTTTAATCCCTTGTATCTATTTCTTATAGTGACCTCTGTAACACCTGCAGCTTCTGCAAGATCCCGTTGTGTGATTGATACACCATTTTTTACACATGACAAATACAGAGCAGTTGCAGCTAACCCCATAGGATCTTTGCCAGCAGACTCTTTACGTTCCTGTGCATCTTTGAGTACCTTGACTGCATATCTTTTTGTTTTCTCAGAAATTTCAAGTTTGCTTGAAATTCTTGCAATACATTGAATTGAATCGACAACAGGCATCTTTAATTCTAATTCATGGTGTAATAATCGATAGCATCGTGCAATGTCTTTTCTTTTAACATTAGCAGCATCAGAAACGTCTTTTAGTGTTCTAGGAGTTTCTGTGTCTCGACATGCAGCGTATAGAGATGCAGCAATCATTGCAGAGATAGATCTTCCACGAACTAATTTTTTTTCCAATGCTTTTCTATAAATGTAAGCTGCTTTTTCCAACACATTTGCAGGAACCGATACTTTGTCTTTTAATTTATTCAAATCACTAAGTGCTTGTCTTAGATTTCTATCAACAGGTGCATGTACCTGACTTCTACTATCCCAAGTTCGCAGTCTCTCAATAGTACTTTTCATCGAAGTTGAAAGTGGTTTTCCTGAAGCATCTTTGTTTAGAGGATTAATTACAGTGGATAATCCCATATCATGTATCATCAGAGATGAAGGGGCACCAGTTCTTGCAGGATCTGCTCCGCCATCTTTTTGAAATGATCTCCATTCAGGTCCTGATTCTTGTGATTTTTCAGTAATTACATACCCACACTTTCCACAAAATTGTTCACCTGTTACTTCATCAACGAGAATAGAGTTTTTTCCACAACGCAGACAATTAGAGTTTTGGTTAAAAGAATCCATGTTAGTCTTCATCATAAATTATCCTGTTAATTGAAAATTCCAAAACGTTAGTCTGTTTTCTATATTTTGACATAGATAGAATCAGATTCTCATGTATATGAAGGATGAGTATTTCCAGCTATCAGAGTTTTTAATCAAACAATCTCTGTTTTATATAGAAATCATAGGTATTGTATTGTTTAGATGTATAATTCAAATGTATTCTAAAATCATTGTTTAAAACAAAAATCAGGATCAGTGCTGTAAAGTTATTTTTGTATGGATCTGGATGATCGATCATACTCTGCAAAAGAGGTAAAAGCCTTGCTGATTTTTACTAGTCGTATTTTTACAAAAAAGGATAAGAGGTTTTGTGCTTTATGCAATGACCTGGATCTCTCGTGAAGACATACCTCCATAACCAGGATCAATCTTTTGTTTTGGGTTTAATGTGGTGTCATGGTGACATGCTTTATTACAAACAGGACAGAATTTTCTATCAAGCACAATACATTGACAGATATGATTTTTCACGTATGCTTGTGCAGCTTGATTCCATTCACCAGTCCCATTACAATATACACACACGTTTGAACCAGAAGAACCAATACCCTTACAGAAATCACATGTATCTTCAGTCATATCTATGTATCTACCTAATTGATTAAATCAATATATTTGAAGATATAAACTCGAGCGAAAACCAAATAAACCTTTTAAAATATCCCCAAATTACCTATAATCATGAAGCAAAAAACTGCGTCTCGAAGTATCAAAATATTGGTTGCCAAGTTAGGTCTGGATGGTCATGATAGAGGAGCTCTTGTATTATGCAGGGCATTTAGAGATGCAGGGATGGAGGTAATCTATTCAGGACTTTTTGCCACACCAGATAGAATTGCACAGATAGCAGAAGATGAAGATGTTGATGCAGTTGCAATGAGTTTACTAAATGGAGCACATGGGACATTATTTCCAAGAGTTGTAAAGGCTCTAAAAAAGAAAGGTGTTAAAGATGTGCTTATTGTTGGAGGAGGTGTAATTCCTGAAATAGATCATAAGGATTTGATCAAAGCAGGAGTAGATCATGTGTTTGGACCGGGTACATCATTACCTACAATCATTGATCATATAACAACTGGTGTTTCTAAATTAAGAAAAATATAAGAAAAAAAATTATTCTGTGGAATCAGGCCACATCATTTTACGCATTTGTTTACCAACTTTTTCAATTTGATGAGCATCATATTCTTTCATGTATTTATCAAAGGCATCCTTACCGTTTTTCTGATATTCAGAAATCCACTCATTATTGAACGTGCCATCTTGAATCATGGTAAGAACTTTTTTCATGTTCTCTTTATTTGTAGAATCCATTACCATCGGTCCACGAGTTAATCCACCATATCGGGCAGTTTCACTTACACGTCTCCACATTCCATTAATTCCATATCTCTGAATCATATCTACAATGAGTTTGAGTTCATGTAAAACTTCAAAGTATGCAATCTCTGGTTGATATCCTGCTTCAACTAGAGTTTCAAATGCATTTGTAACCATAGATGCTGCACCACCACAAAGGTCAGCCTGCTCACCAAACCAATCAGTTTCTACTTCTTCTTTGAAAGCAGTTTTGATCAATCCAGCTCTAGCACTACCTATTGCTTTTGCAATTCCCAATGTTCGATCCCAAGCTTTTCCTGTAAAGTCTTGTTCCACTGCAACAATTGCAGGAGTGCCAAAATTATCAAGATATGTTTCTCGAACTTTGGAGCCAGGTCCTTTTGGTGCAATCATAATAAGATCAACATTGTTTGGGGCTTCAATCCATTTCCAATAGATTGCAGCTGCATGAGAAAATGACAATGCTTTTCCTTCAGAAAGATTGGGTCCGATTTCGTCTTTGTATACTTGACCTTGAATCATGTCTGGAATCAATATATGAACAATGTCTGCTTGTTTTGTAGCATCGGCTACAGACATTACTTTGTGACCGTCAGATTCTGCCTTTTTCCAGCTGTTACCGCCTTTCTTAAGACCAATTATAACATTAAGACCAGAGTCTTTCATGTTGTTAGCCTGTGCGTCACCTTGGATTCCATAACCGATTACAGCAATTGTTTGATTTTTTATTGAGTCAAGACTTATTTCGTTATCTTTCCACGTTTTTGCCATGACTTTAACACAAATACTGCAAATATTAACTAAAGCGAATCATATCAAAATTATAAGTCAGGGAGTTTTTAAGATAAAAAAACTATAAGGTTTGAAATTTGATCGGAAAAACAATATACCGAAGGTCATAGTTAAGAAGTAAGATTTAGTACTATGTTAGAATTATCTACTATACAACTGTTAGAATAAAGGGCATCTGAGGAAAAACAATCTAAGCGCGGGTACAGATTTTATTTTCAATTTTAAAATTGAAGAGAAACAGTCCGGTAATTATTACAAATAATCATTTCAAAGTTATTTTTTGAAATTCATGTTTATCTATGAGTTTTGATCTTATTTCTTAGATACATCCAAAGCAAAATGAGTGTGAAAATATACTTTGGATGTACAAAAAAACCCACGCATAATTCAAAAATATAATAGAAAAAAATTCTAAATAATTAGACAAATATACTTGTCAGATACATTACGAGCATACCTACTGCAATTCCTGAAACTATTGACGCACTTGAAAGACTATTCTCATTTTCTTCCCTAAGCCATTTCATTATGATGATGATGACTTGAAATATGGCACCAGCCCCAATAGATAAAAAGATAACTGCAGAGAATGGAGAATACATGAATCCTCCAAGCCATGCGCCAAAAATTGCAGGTGCACCAGCTATCATACCCATTGCAACAAGTTTTCCAATAACTGACTTTTTTTCTTTAGCTAGTGGTGATGCAATGGCAAGACCTTCAGTGGTGTTGTGCAATGCAAATCCTACAATAAGAAAAGTACTCAATGCTACTTGTCCAAGACCTATTGCAGCTCCAATTGCTAGGCCTTCCCCAAAATTATGCAATCCGATACCTATTGAAATCATAAGTGCAATGGCCACGGGTTTTGCATAGGGAGAATCTTTTACTCTTTGAATTAGTTTTTCACCAGAATAATACAATCCAAGAAAAGATAGTATTGTCACTGTTGCAACTAACAAAACGCCATTAAAACTAGCTGCAAGATTTTCTGCGGATGCATCTAGAGCCTCTTCTATTGAATCAATTCCCAAAAACAGCAAAAGACCTATTGTTAATGCCATAAAGAAATGATATTTGTTTTTACTTAATCTCCTGATAAATGGTAGCCACATCAGCCCAATCATTACAGGAATAATTCCAACATAAGTTCCAATTAATGCAAAAAACCCTATTAACTCTAAACTAAGTTGCAGTCTTGGGGCTGCAGCCTCTATTTCTTTTTCAAATCTAGTTCCATCCTCAATTGTAATTCCTATTGTGTATGGTTCTGCCTCGTTCCATGCAAATGGTATCCTTACTAACGCAGTCTCATATCTTTCCAAAAACCTGTCAGGTTCTACTGCTGCAGGCTGTATCCTGTCATTGATGTCAGCCATTACAACCTCTACTGGGATTGGACCCGTGTTTCTTACAGTTGCATGTACTTCAGAACCTACAAAATCAATCATCTCTATTGTTATCTCAGGTAATGGCACTCCAAGATCCAGAAGATCAGAACCAGGTCCAAAGATATAGGCCATCATTATAATTACAAATGCAAATGGAATCAGACCACTGACGATTGTTTTTGTCTTTGAAGGTTTCTTATCAAGTTCCATATTCGATTGTATCTCCTGTTGTTGGTGATGTTTCTTGCAGTGAATCAGAATCATCATCAGAAACTAGGAATATTCCAACCCAGCCTTTCTCAGAAAATTCCACCTTGTGTGCATGGAATAGATACTTTCCTGGATATTGATATTCAAACTCCATTATCCCACGTTCAGTTTGAGATAAGGTGATCATATCAGTGTAAAATGAAGGAACTAGATCAGTTCCTGTTGGATAATATTTGTACAGATTACCATGTAAGTGGAAGTTGTTTATAGGATCAAACTCCACCATGTTGACCACGTAAACACGAATCAGTTCATTTGTTTTAATCTGAATTGGATGATGTTGATAGTAAAACGGAATGGTGTTTGCAGCATAGAAA
Coding sequences within:
- a CDS encoding ArsR family transcriptional regulator — translated: MQILNQLKIEELESKESFLEVLSDKYCRLILEAIMTSPKSAIEVSREKSIPLSTVYRRIQLLHDSKMIRTSGVITEEGKRLFLYKSKIKEINTSFHDGKIDVNIVFNKN
- the tfb gene encoding transcription initiation factor IIB (stabilizes TBP binding to an archaeal box-A promoter; responsible for recruiting RNA polymerase II to the pre-initiation complex), with product MDSFNQNSNCLRCGKNSILVDEVTGEQFCGKCGYVITEKSQESGPEWRSFQKDGGADPARTGAPSSLMIHDMGLSTVINPLNKDASGKPLSTSMKSTIERLRTWDSRSQVHAPVDRNLRQALSDLNKLKDKVSVPANVLEKAAYIYRKALEKKLVRGRSISAMIAASLYAACRDTETPRTLKDVSDAANVKRKDIARCYRLLHHELELKMPVVDSIQCIARISSKLEISEKTKRYAVKVLKDAQERKESAGKDPMGLAATALYLSCVKNGVSITQRDLAEAAGVTEVTIRNRYKGLKAEQSPNL
- a CDS encoding cobalamin B12-binding domain-containing protein — encoded protein: MKQKTASRSIKILVAKLGLDGHDRGALVLCRAFRDAGMEVIYSGLFATPDRIAQIAEDEDVDAVAMSLLNGAHGTLFPRVVKALKKKGVKDVLIVGGGVIPEIDHKDLIKAGVDHVFGPGTSLPTIIDHITTGVSKLRKI
- the ilvC gene encoding ketol-acid reductoisomerase; translation: MCVKVMAKTWKDNEISLDSIKNQTIAVIGYGIQGDAQANNMKDSGLNVIIGLKKGGNSWKKAESDGHKVMSVADATKQADIVHILIPDMIQGQVYKDEIGPNLSEGKALSFSHAAAIYWKWIEAPNNVDLIMIAPKGPGSKVRETYLDNFGTPAIVAVEQDFTGKAWDRTLGIAKAIGSARAGLIKTAFKEEVETDWFGEQADLCGGAASMVTNAFETLVEAGYQPEIAYFEVLHELKLIVDMIQRYGINGMWRRVSETARYGGLTRGPMVMDSTNKENMKKVLTMIQDGTFNNEWISEYQKNGKDAFDKYMKEYDAHQIEKVGKQMRKMMWPDSTE
- a CDS encoding divalent cation transporter, producing MELDKKPSKTKTIVSGLIPFAFVIIMMAYIFGPGSDLLDLGVPLPEITIEMIDFVGSEVHATVRNTGPIPVEVVMADINDRIQPAAVEPDRFLERYETALVRIPFAWNEAEPYTIGITIEDGTRFEKEIEAAAPRLQLSLELIGFFALIGTYVGIIPVMIGLMWLPFIRRLSKNKYHFFMALTIGLLLFLGIDSIEEALDASAENLAASFNGVLLVATVTILSFLGLYYSGEKLIQRVKDSPYAKPVAIALMISIGIGLHNFGEGLAIGAAIGLGQVALSTFLIVGFALHNTTEGLAIASPLAKEKKSVIGKLVAMGMIAGAPAIFGAWLGGFMYSPFSAVIFLSIGAGAIFQVIIIIMKWLREENENSLSSASIVSGIAVGMLVMYLTSIFV